Part of the Caloramator mitchellensis genome, ATATTACACTTTAGTATGTTCACTTGTTATTTTAAATTATATTTATCATGCTGCATATTTCTCTCTTTTTCTTCTTTTTTCGACTATCGACACACTAGGTAGTGTGTATTGGTGACATTCACTTGATTTCTTTACTTCTTGAGTTGTCTGTCAATTAGGACAAGTTAAAGTCATAGAATTAATGGTAAATATGAAATACTCAACCAAACAAATTTCGCATTTTCAAAGCATTGAAAATACATAATTTTTCAATTTACAAAATCTATATTTCTTAACTTGATAAATCTAATAATTAATGAATGAGAAACTCACAAAACTCTTTTTCTTTAACTGCTTTAATTGCTATGATATTAACTCAAACCTGATTGGGTTCATCGGAAATACATGTCAAACAAAGAAAAAGTATATGTAATTAGATAAGCTACTGTTTAATTGTGCAACTCCTAAGCAAAAACAATAAGGAAATATAGTGAAAAACTGAATGGTTGATTTAATTAACATAATCGATTTAAACCATTCATATTTCTAGTGTTTTTTATACCAGCAGGAGAAATAGGTTAACGACATCTGTCACCTACTTACAGAGGTAGGCGAGTTCTACTAGTATTAAATAAAAAATCCATGAAAGTTTATTATAAACTGCCATGGACTCGTCCAAATTGCTAAACAATTCAAGAACTCAAGAAATCAAGTGAATGTCACTTCTTGAGAAATTTTATTGCAATGATGAATATTATTATGCTTATGAACTGTGAAGTTGAGAGCATGCCCACATTTCCACGGAAGTCGCCGCGGAAAAATTCTATTATGAATCTTCCAACGCTGTATAAAATCATGTAAAGGCCTGCTACTTGTCCGTCTTTTCTCTCTTTCTTTGCAAACCATATGAGTATTAGAAAGAAGGCGAAGTTCCCTATGCTGGATATAATTTGCGTTGGGATTAGTTTTACCCCGTTTGGTGCAAAGGGTGAAATTTTAAATACTATACCGAATATTGAGTTGGTTTCTCGTCCATAGCAGCAGCCTGCTCCAAGGCATCCTATTCTTCCTATGCCCTGTGCAAATGCAATCGCGGGTGCTGTAAGGTCAAAGTATCTTATAAAGTTTAGCCCCTTTACTTTGCAGTATATGTAAGCTGCAAGGACTCCACCGATAAGTGCCCCGTAAACTACAAAGCCGCTTGTTAACATATATATTATTGCCTTTGGGTTTTTAAAAAGGGTTGGTGCTTCTGCTATTATATAAAGAAGCTTTGCCCCTACAATACCGCCTATTATTCCGTAAAAGGCTATGTCGTAAATGCTGTCCTTTGAAAATCCTCTTTTTTCTCCTCTTTTGACGGTTATTAAAATGGCTGATAGAATGGCAACCGCCATTAAAAATCCATATGTGTAAATTGTAACTGGTCCTATTTTAAATAATATTGGATGCA contains:
- the lgt gene encoding prolipoprotein diacylglyceryl transferase; amino-acid sequence: MHPILFKIGPVTIYTYGFLMAVAILSAILITVKRGEKRGFSKDSIYDIAFYGIIGGIVGAKLLYIIAEAPTLFKNPKAIIYMLTSGFVVYGALIGGVLAAYIYCKVKGLNFIRYFDLTAPAIAFAQGIGRIGCLGAGCCYGRETNSIFGIVFKISPFAPNGVKLIPTQIISSIGNFAFFLILIWFAKKERKDGQVAGLYMILYSVGRFIIEFFRGDFRGNVGMLSTSQFISIIIFIIAIKFLKK